TGTACATTCCAAGGAAATGTAATCAAAGCATTTTGGCACCATTTGAAGCTCTCACTCTCAAGTTTGCTTCATCAGTCCTGGCTCTTGACACCATTTCTCTCTTTCATTACAGAAGAGCCCAAACAGAACTGAACAAACCAATTCTCCTTTCATTTTCATTGACCCTCCCATCTCTTCATGACCTCTAATAGTATCTCATTCCATGTATCTACAGGACCTGGTAAGCACCAATGCACACAATCGTTTTGCACATGATCTGAAACCCCATTAGCAAATGGAAATGGATGCATATACGGTCCCGGATGACCGTCCGGCCTCATCAGGGACAACTTGGTTATGTCCAATGCTTCAAGCCTTAACCTTCCAAATTGCTTTGCATTGCCCTTGGCAGCTTCAACTTCTTGAACCTCAATATTCCTCATCTCCGCATCCATTCCTTCAAGTGGCTTTTCCTTCTCCTTGTAAGGCTTGGTTTTGGGACAAGCACCAGCCTTATCCCAATCACCTTCAAAATGTGATGGTGAAAATGTAGTCAGGATCACATCCACCGCATTCCCATTAGGACCACTTCTTTCAATTATCTTCTTTAGTGTTGTCTTCAATGCTTTCCTTAGCACATCATAGAACCCAATCTCAGTGTGATTGAGACCAGGACAGTAATGGCATCCGATAACTGAATCACCAACAAAATACACTGCTGGGTGTAGAAACCAATGCCCAATTGATAatacaatcatgtcaatttgaTCCATATCAGCTGCCCACTTCTCATCAACAGAATCCAAATACAATTCATTATGATTTGGACCAGAATTTGATTTTTCAACACCTTTGACAAGAAATGGTGACCAATACACAGATACATTGATGTTATGAGAAGCAAAATGCCATCTGCGAGACTTGTTGTCCTGACCATTTGAGTAAACAAGATTGGGGGTGGAAGCAGTGGCTAACATACAAAGAAGGGACTCCAATTGGTTCCTAGCCATGGAATCACCCACAAAGGCCAAGTGCTTGTCTTTGAGAAGTTGAAGGAATTTGTGGGGATCAAACCTTGGGAGCTTACATTGCTTGGGTTTCCATCTCCAATTGAGATAACCCATGTCAGGTCTGCCATGGGAGATGCAATTCTGACCTTCTTTGATTGTACCGCAGGTGGTGCCATTGTAGAGAGGGCCCACTCTGTCATAAACCCATTTTCCCTTTGTGTAGTCACATGGTGATGGTGATTCATTTGCACTTTCCTCTTCTGCAATACAGAACAACAAACGAAAAGATCAAATCTTTTTATTACCAAAACCCAAAATCAAACATACCAAAACAAACCCAGTTCACATTTCAAAACACCAAGCCAAA
This genomic stretch from Tripterygium wilfordii isolate XIE 37 chromosome 22, ASM1340144v1, whole genome shotgun sequence harbors:
- the LOC119992021 gene encoding protein ALTERED XYLOGLUCAN 4-like, encoding MGTVKDHQQHLSFAKKFLPWTIYALLLIALFRLYFYPLPLPQSPTAHHNNLILYSSAPYSSPPPFSQEEESANESPSPCDYTKGKWVYDRVGPLYNGTTCGTIKEGQNCISHGRPDMGYLNWRWKPKQCKLPRFDPHKFLQLLKDKHLAFVGDSMARNQLESLLCMLATASTPNLVYSNGQDNKSRRWHFASHNINVSVYWSPFLVKGVEKSNSGPNHNELYLDSVDEKWAADMDQIDMIVLSIGHWFLHPAVYFVGDSVIGCHYCPGLNHTEIGFYDVLRKALKTTLKKIIERSGPNGNAVDVILTTFSPSHFEGDWDKAGACPKTKPYKEKEKPLEGMDAEMRNIEVQEVEAAKGNAKQFGRLRLEALDITKLSLMRPDGHPGPYMHPFPFANGVSDHVQNDCVHWCLPGPVDTWNEILLEVMKRWEGQ